TTTTTCTTTGCACATCGCCTAAACTATAGTGCGATTTATAGGCATGATAACCTGCATTAAAAGGAGGAAGCGACCAGTCCATATATTTTGTTTCTAAAGGTTCAGGTACAGCAGAGTAATCCGTTTGCGGTCCAAAATGCAATGATGCCAATTGCGCGCGAAGCATTTTCACCATTACGGGTGTGGCTTCTCTTGGACCTTCTAATGGTTGTAAATCTCTGGACTCCGGAATTTCACGAGTTGCTTTTGGACCGAGTTCCAAAGCTTTCCAAAATGTTGCATATTGAATATCATCATAACTAGCAAGAATACCATATACTTTTTCTCCTTTTGCATTTCTAGCATTATCACCAAAATAGACTACTTGTCGAATTGGCATATCTGTAATACTTGGACCAATTGTATCTAATTCGGCTACAGTTGCGATTTGTTTTTCTTGTTTAAAAGTCAGACGCTCCTGAATTGCATTTTCTACAGTGGCTATAAAACTAATTTTATCATTAAATGAATTACCAATAATACTGGGACTTTTTGCTAATTCTATTTCTTTAATATAATCGGAAGGGAAATTCTCTTTCTTTAATTTGGCTATTCCTTCCAGTGTTAAAAAGTAACTCGTTAGCTTAGCAGGATAAGTTGGAGTACCATCTACAGTTTCTCTCCACCATGGCGTTTTGAAAAACATTCCTACTTTATAGGAAGGTTCCATAATTACAGACTCCAAATACAGCTGCACTTTTTCGTGATTTAATACATCTAACCCTTCTTTATCACTATATCTACTTGCCTGAGCTACTAATTCTATGGCTGCTCTCGGCATTGCAAGAAATGCGGCATTACATATTTTACTTTCTGCAAGCTTGTCTGGATCTTGGCGGGTTCCTGTTGTAAAATATATACCTGCTTTAGTATGCAAAATAGAACGCAATCGAGTATTTGGAAAATAATTTAGAGTGATTCCTTTTTGTTTTGCTAGTTTTTCAACTTCTTCAAATAAGGTATCAAATAAGCTGGAATATCCTTTTACTAAGGTTTTGTATTCGGTTCCAGGAGTAAACTCATCATTGACATTAAACGACTGAGCACTATGGCTGTTTACTACGTTTGAACTATATCCATTACCATCAGCTAAATAACTAAAACCTTCTTGTCCAAGCATATCGTAACCAAGATTCCAATATCCGATTTCTTTTAGCAAATCTCCTTTTTGAAAGATAGAACTCTCAGGCATATCAATATTGATTTTTCCGTCTTCATAAAATTTGCACCACTCTCTTCTAGTAACAGGTCCGGATGTTTGTGTGATCGCTACGGATTGTATTGTTGTAAATCCATCGTCTGGCGGAGCATCTTCACCATAATTGTTTACATCATACGGTGCTGGCTGATTAGAATTAATATCTGATACATACATGTTTTTAGCACGCAAAGACATTAAGGGATCTGCAGATTCATTAAATGGAATTGAATCTTTCTTAAGATTCAGTTTTTCTATAGTTTTAGTAACTACACGATGTCCTGCTCCCATAGGAGTACCGTCCCAATTAGAATATCTCATGCCTCCCAATTCCAGATAAGAATTGTCTTTATTGTCTTTATAATGCCATGTACAAACACGTGCGCCTGGTTCTCTCGTGCCTGGATTTTTCTTAGAGAAATCATATTTCCCCCAGTCGTAGAGTTCCAATACATCCCCTTTAACAAGCATTTTTTCATTTTTTTCGTGTTTGGATTTTCCTTCCAGTAATCTCCAGGCAGTATAGAGTCCTGCTGCACCTGCTCCAAAAATAGAGTATGTTTTTTTACTCATGATCGTATGTTTTTAAGTTTTTTATCGTTTGATTTGTTATTGCTTTTATTCATTCCCCAGCCTTGCCATTTGCTGTGCCAGATCTTTTTGAGGAATTACAATTTCTACCAGAGTAGGGAGATTTGTTTTTTTCTTGAGCTTAAGAAGTGTTTCGTTTAATTCTGTAACGGTTTCGGCTCGGTAGCTGTTTGCCCCAAATGCCTTGGCAAGTGCTTGATAGTCCCATTTTGGAAGAATATCAAATTCATCAAACTTATGAGATGGTCCAGCCTTAAATGAGTCCATATCTACATAAACCTGTTCTATAGCATATACCCCGTTACTCATCACAAATATTACAGAGTTTATATTGTATTTTACCAGAGTCGAAAGTGATTGTGCAATCATCATAAAACCACCATCACCTGCTACAGTCCATGCCTGTTTACCGCTTCCAAGTTGAGCACCAGAAGCAGCACCGGTTTCAAAACCAATGCACTGCCACGCTGCCGAAGAAATATAGGCATTCTTAGATAATCCGTAAATATTAGTAGCCACGTACATAGATGAGCTTACGCCAAAAGTCATAACAATATCATCCAGCATTTTGTTCTTTTCTAAAAAAGATACCGTATTTTCAAAAAAACGGTTGAACGTTATTACTTCGGGTGTTTGATCATATTTTGGATCCGAGTTGGATCTCCAAGGCTCTGGAAATTTTGGCTGGGCTGGCGCCTTAGTTTTTAACGGATATACTTTTGATATTTTAAAACGCTCTATCAATGCTTTAATAAAATCTTTTAGGCTTACATTATTATACGTAAAATAACCAACCCGCATTTCTTGGGTCGTTGCCTGAATCATATCCGAAAATTTATTTTCTACCAACCATAAATAATCATCTGTAATAATAGTTCCTAAAGATAAAATACAATCAGAAGCTTCAACCAGTTTGATAACTTCGGGGATAGATGCCTGATCCGAATACGTTCCAATAAATTTATCACCTTCTTCATCCAGTACCGTTTTCCCCAGTGAAGTTGTAGTGTACAACATCCCACTCACTTTGATAAGTTCCTCTAATTGACTAGATAAATTGTGTCTCAAGATTTCTACACCTGCAAGAATCAGAGGGGATTTTGCCTGACTAATCTGGGTCCAAGCCTGAGAAACAGCATTTTCAAGTGCTGCTGTTTCACTCTTTATTATTTGAGGTTTTAGTTTTTTATCAGAAGGTTTTGTACAAGGTTCCCCCCACACCTCTTTATAGCATGCAATGTACACAGGGCGTTGGTGTGTAAGCGCTGCAATAATTAAATTATCAATTTTTTCTGGGGCATCGACAGAACTACTTAAGGTTTCGGCAGCAACTGTTACTCTTTCGTAAACTTCCTGATCTGCGTTGAGATTACCAGTAGAATGATGATACAATACATTGTACATACTCCCTATTTGTCGGGCATCTGCTCCAGGAGTAGCACTAATTACAACAACTG
The Flavobacterium sp. 5 DNA segment above includes these coding regions:
- a CDS encoding alpha-keto acid decarboxylase family protein, producing MKSTKEFTVADYLLTRLKQLNVTEIFQIPGDYVKHFTQALENFDGIKTIGTSNELDASYAADAYARTRGLGAVSLQYGVSTFSALNAIAGAYVERSPVVVISATPGADARQIGSMYNVLYHHSTGNLNADQEVYERVTVAAETLSSSVDAPEKIDNLIIAALTHQRPVYIACYKEVWGEPCTKPSDKKLKPQIIKSETAALENAVSQAWTQISQAKSPLILAGVEILRHNLSSQLEELIKVSGMLYTTTSLGKTVLDEEGDKFIGTYSDQASIPEVIKLVEASDCILSLGTIITDDYLWLVENKFSDMIQATTQEMRVGYFTYNNVSLKDFIKALIERFKISKVYPLKTKAPAQPKFPEPWRSNSDPKYDQTPEVITFNRFFENTVSFLEKNKMLDDIVMTFGVSSSMYVATNIYGLSKNAYISSAAWQCIGFETGAASGAQLGSGKQAWTVAGDGGFMMIAQSLSTLVKYNINSVIFVMSNGVYAIEQVYVDMDSFKAGPSHKFDEFDILPKWDYQALAKAFGANSYRAETVTELNETLLKLKKKTNLPTLVEIVIPQKDLAQQMARLGNE